Proteins found in one Nitrospirota bacterium genomic segment:
- the cysC gene encoding adenylyl-sulfate kinase yields MSEKNNIVWHHAVITPSHREALNGHKSVVLWFTGLSGAGKSTLAHYVEERLYKMGCRTFVFDGDNVRHGLCSDLGFSAEDRSENIRRIGEMVKLFTEAGIIALTAFISPFIKDRERVRSLVGMDKFIEIYCDSSLEVCESRDTKGLYAKARRGEIPGFTGISSPYEPPVNPELHLKTGEMSLEECVDIVVRYLMGKKIIKNS; encoded by the coding sequence ATGAGTGAGAAGAACAATATAGTCTGGCACCATGCAGTCATAACCCCTTCCCACAGGGAAGCACTGAACGGACACAAGAGCGTTGTCCTCTGGTTTACAGGCCTTTCAGGCGCCGGGAAATCCACCCTTGCACATTATGTTGAAGAGAGGCTCTACAAAATGGGCTGCCGGACATTTGTATTTGACGGAGATAATGTAAGGCACGGCCTCTGCTCTGACCTTGGTTTCTCTGCCGAAGACCGCAGCGAGAACATCAGGCGGATCGGAGAGATGGTAAAACTATTCACAGAGGCAGGCATTATAGCATTGACTGCCTTCATATCCCCGTTTATTAAGGACAGGGAGAGAGTGAGATCACTTGTAGGCATGGATAAATTCATCGAGATATATTGCGACAGCAGCCTTGAGGTTTGCGAGAGCAGGGATACCAAGGGACTATACGCAAAGGCAAGAAGAGGCGAGATACCAGGATTCACAGGCATATCATCCCCCTACGAGCCTCCGGTAAACCCTGAACTGCATCTAAAGACCGGCGAAATGTCATTAGAGGAATGCGTTGATATTGTTGTCAGATATCTGATGGGCAAAAAAATCATTAAAAACTCTTGA